A genome region from Corvus hawaiiensis isolate bCorHaw1 chromosome 4, bCorHaw1.pri.cur, whole genome shotgun sequence includes the following:
- the LOC125325005 gene encoding uncharacterized protein LOC125325005, with the protein MALVPVVALWALCPLLAGADQPPVTVTVTAATGEDACLPCGTQRWGDLRGVTLSCTHQAGGHRPVPVLSHRLGWHPPPTAPGWHPPVQPDSRFRGRVAFCAAGTGDAGVSLLLRNLSDPDFGNYSCYASRAAAPQLLCSLVLLPAVAEVPKAAEPDMILVVCVLTAAFTAVAIGVLVCAHGRGRCWGRRARGPAREPGAVAGGEEGEVALGDLKSLNT; encoded by the exons ATGGCGCTGGTCCCCGTCGTGGCGCTCTGGGCTCTGTGCCCCCTCCTCGCCGGGGCAG ACCAGCCCCCTGTCACCGTCACGGTCACCGCGGCCACCGGCGAGGACGCCTGCCTGCCCTGCGGCACCCAGCGCTGGGGCGACCTGCGCGGGGTCACCCTGAGCTGCACCCACCAGGCTGGCGGCCACCGCCCCGTCCCCGTCCTCAGCCACCGCCTGGGCTGGCACCCGCCGCCCACCGCGCCGGGCTGGCACCCGCCCGTGCAGCCCGACAGCCGCTTTAGGGGCAGGGTCGCCTTCTGCGCCGCGGGGACAGGGGACGCCGGcgtgtccctgctgctgaggAACCTCAGCGATCCCGATTTCGGGAATTATTCCTGCTACGCCTCCCGCGCCGCGGCTCcgcagctcctctgctccctggtgctgctgcccgCGGTGGCAG AGGTCCCGAAGGCCGCGGAGCCGGACATGATCCTGGTGGTCTGTGTCCTCACGGCCGCCTTCACCGCCGTGGCCATCGGCGTGCTCGTGTGTGCCCACGGCCGGGGCCGCTGCTGGGGGCGCAGAG CGCGGGGCCCAGCCCGGGAGCCCGGAGCCGTGGCtggaggggaagaaggagaggtGGCCTTGGGTGACCTGAAGAGTCTCAACACCTGA
- the LOC125325148 gene encoding acrosin-like, with protein MALLGLLVLLGLAGPAGGTWDTCRGTCGLRPMASDHSSLVQDSKPSDGDHGALGSSSNATSLTKSGPGVPSGTWPGIVSIQATLENGTWHMCSGALIHPQWVLTVAHCFFRPGNISRWEVVIGATDLTQPGPEVELRHIRRLLVHQHYVATAARNNIALLELAQPVECSDYIQLACVPDSSLAVPELKTCYIAGWRAAPGSAPGPRLALQEAKVRLMDAQLCNSSRWYGGALHPQDLCAGYPRGGIDTCQGDSGGPLVCKDNVGDYFWLVGLASWGRGCAGEKRPGIFTSTQHFHGWIQAQLGLASGDSAPPTPEPAVTSTPTPTPTTTPTLATNPTPTPTPTPTTTPTPTPTPTPTVNEEPPEPELEPEQELELQPEPDTFITISLPEDILLRFLGILQKILEFLKDKMG; from the exons atggctctgctggggctgctcgtCCTGctgggcctggccgggcccgcggGGGGCACCTGGGACACCTGCAG AGGCACCTGCGGGCTCCGGCCCATGGCGTCTGACCACAGCTCGCTGGTTCAGGATTCCAAGCCCTCAGACGGTGACCACGGAGCCTTGGGTTCTTCTTCCAACGCCACTTCCCTCACCAAGAGCGGCCCCGGTGTCCCTTCAGGGACCTGGCCCGGCATTGTCAGCATCCAGGCCACGCTGGAGAACGGCACGTGGCACATGTGCTCGGGGGCCCTCATCCACCCCCAGTGGGTCCTCACGGTGGCCCACTGCTTCTTCAGGCCTGG GAACATCTCCAGGTGGGAGGTGGTGATCGGGGCCACGGATCTCACCCAGCCGGGCCCCGAGGTCGAGCTGCGCCACATCCGGAGGCTCCTGGTGCACCAGCACTACGTGGCCACCGCGGCCAGGAACAACATcgccctgctggagctggcgcAGCCCGTGGAGTGCAGCGACTACATCCAGCTGGCCTGTGTGCCCGAcagctccctggcagtgcccgAGCTGAAAACCTGCTACATCGCGGGCTGGAGAGCCGCCCCGGGCAGCG CTCCCGGCCCGCGCCTGGCGCTGCAGGAGGCCAAGGTCCGGCTGATGGACGCCCAGCTGTGCAACAGCAGCCGCTGGTACGGGGGGGCCCTGCACCCCCAGGACCTGTGCGCGGGGTACCCGCGGGGCGGCATCGACACCTGCCAG ggggacagcgggggtCCCCTGGTCTGCAAGGACAACGTCGGTGACTACTTCTGGCTCGTGGGATTGGCCAGCTGGGGCAGAGGCTGTGCCGGAGAGAAACGACCTGGGATCTTCACCTCCACCCAGCACTTCCATGGATGGATCCAGGCCCAGTTGGGATTGGCCTCAGGAGACTCAGCCCCGCCAACACCAGAGCCAGCCGTGACCTCAACCCCAACCCCCACCCCAACTACGACCCCCACCCTGGCCACAAACCCGACCCCCaccccgaccccgaccccgacCACGACCCCAACCCCCACCCCGACCCCCACCCCAACTGTTAATGAGGAGCCACCAGAACCAGAACTGGAACCAGAACAAGAATTGGAATTGCAGCCAGAACCTGACACGTTTATAACAATTTCACTCCCCGAAGACATCCTGCTGAGATTCCTTGGGATCCTGCAGAAGATCTTGGAGTTCCTGAAGGACAAAATGGGTTga
- the LOC125325149 gene encoding acrosin-like: MALLGLLVLLGLAGPAGGTWDTCRGTCGLRPLAFDHSSLVPDYDPSDSDYGTLGSSDGISLVESGPGAPSGTWPGIVSIQATLENGTWHMCSGALIHPQWVLTVAHCFFRPGDTSTWRVLIGATVLTQPGPEAKRRRIKRVLMHQDYDDDSQRNNIALLELAQPVECSDYIQLACVPDSSLAVPELKTCYIAGWRAAPGSAPGPRLALQEAKVRLMDAQLCNSSRWYGGALHPQDLCAGYPRGGIDTCQGDSGGPLVCKDNVGDYFWLVGLASWGRGCAGEKRPGVFTSTQHFHGWIQVQMGLLPPETEAPPAEPAPTPAINEEPDDLAPEPEPEPEPKPEPVRIPVPIPEPEPIPESEPEPEPDTFITISFPRVILQRFFGNLQEFLEFLRDKMD; the protein is encoded by the exons atggctctgctggggctgctcgtCCTGctgggcctggccgggcccgcggGGGGCACCTGGGACACCTGCAG AGGCACCTGCGGGCTCCGGCCCTTGGCCTTCGACCACAGCTCGCTGGTTCCTGACTACGACCCCTCAGACAGTGACTATGGAACCTTGGGGTCTTCCGATGGCATTTCCCTCGTTGAGAGCGGCCCCGGTGCCCCTTCAGGGACCTGGCCCGGCATCGTCAGCATCCAGGCCACGCTGGAGAACGGCACGTGGCACATGTGCTCGGGGGCCCTCATCCACCCCCAGTGGGTCCTCACGGTGGCCCACTGCTTCTTCAGGCCTGG GGATACCTCCACGTGGAGGGTGCTGATCGGAGCCACGGTTCTCACCCAGCCGGGCCCCGAGGCCAAGCGGCGCCGCATCAAGAGGGTCCTGATGCACCAGGACTACGACGACGACTCGCAGAGGAACAACATcgccctgctggagctggcgcAGCCCGTGGAGTGCAGCGACTACATCCAGCTGGCCTGTGTGCCCGAcagctccctggcagtgcccgAGCTGAAAACCTGCTACATCGCGGGCTGGAGAGCCGCCCCGGGCAGCG CTCCCGGCCCGCGCCTGGCGCTGCAGGAGGCCAAGGTCCGGCTGATGGACGCCCAGCTGTGCAACAGCAGCCGCTGGTACGGGGGGGCCCTGCACCCCCAGGACCTGTGCGCGGGGTACCCGCGGGGCGGCATCGACACCTGCCAG ggggacagcgggggtCCCCTGGTCTGCAAGGACAACGTCGGTGACTACTTCTGGCTCGTGGGATTGGCCAGCTGGGGCAGAGGCTGTGCCGGAGAGAAACGACCCGGAGTCTTCACCTCCACCCAGCACTTCCATGGATGGATCCAGGTCCAGATGGGATTGCTCCCACCGGAAACAGAGGCTCcgccagcagagccagccccaaCACCGGCCATCAACGAGGAGCCAGACGACCTGGCACCAGAACCAGAACCGGAGCCTGAACCCAAACCAGAACCGGTACGGATACCGGTACCGATCCCGGAACCAGAACCGATCCCGGAATCAGAACCAGAACCGGAACCGGACACGTTTATAACAATCTCCTTCCCAAGAGTCATCCTGCAGAGATTCTTTGGGAATCTGCAGGAGTTCCTGGAGTTCCTAAGGGACAAAATGGATTGA